The Acidobacteriota bacterium nucleotide sequence TGGACAGGAAAGCAACTTTGCGGACATTCATCGCCTTGCTGGCAGCTTGTATGCTGGTCCAGACGCTGCGGGCGGACGACAAGAGCGTGGACTTTGATGAGGACAAGGACTTCTCGAAGTACGGGTCATTCGATATTCGCCAGCAGGTGATCAATTCAAAAGCTCCTGCGCTGAACAGCAGTCTGGTGAAGGACCGCATCGCCTCAGCCATTCGCAAGGAGTTGAGCGATGATGGCCTGTTCAAGGACCCCACGCAGCCGGACCTGATCGTGAATTACCGGCTGGGCGCAGAGGTCGAGCGCGACGTGGACACCTTCCGCGTGGGTCGGCTCGGGC carries:
- a CDS encoding DUF4136 domain-containing protein produces the protein MGRGDPHRLGAQSELAAIQHFTTQGGSMDRKATLRTFIALLAACMLVQTLRADDKSVDFDEDKDFSKYGSFDIRQQVINSKAPALNSSLVKDRIASAIRKELSDDGLFKDPTQPDLIVNYRLGAEVERDVDTFRVGRLGRRRTRVVVDKYTEGTLVIDILERESRDLVWRGIYNDKEGDFAKLARKLEEDVKKLFAEYPPKK